In Desulfurobacteriaceae bacterium, the genomic stretch GTAGAAAGGGTAAAGAATGGAAAATACGGAAAGAAGCTTTGGACGCTGTTAATCCTTTGAACGAAAAAGAGATTATCTCTTTCCTACTTTTCTTCTCTTTTATCCCTAAAGAATATAGGGAACTCTCTTTCTTCCAACCTGTAAAGAAAATTATAGAGAGAATAGAGAGTTCTCTAAAACTTGAGGCAGGAAACAGAGATATACTGTACGAATCATTTGGTTATGAACCTCTTTTTAGCAGACGATTTATACCGCCGAGAGAGGAAAGTATAACAAAAATAGTAGATGCCATACTAAAAGAGTGCAAAGTTAGACTTCTTAGGAAAGATAGGTTCAAAGGTTCAAATGAGTTTAGAGAAGTTTATCCTATAAACCTATTTTTCTATGAAGGAAACTTCTACGTTGGTGTTCTTAAAGATAACGGCGACTATAGAAGTTATCTACTCTCTACAGTAAAGATCATGGAAGTAAAAGAAGATGTAAAACTTCCTCCTTTTTTAAGAAAAAAGACAAAAAAGTTAAGACGCTACAGAATGGATTTTATGGAAAAAGATCCCTTCATTTTCGGAGTGGAACTTAACTATGATAGTTTCGACCTTCATATAGAAAACGCTACTGTTTTTGCAACTCAGTTTTCAACCGAAAAAAACAGCGATGGAACTTATACAGTTCTTCTTGTTGGTTATAACGGTCCAAGGTTCTATCGTCAGTTTTTACTAAGAGATTTTGAAAAAATAATACCTCCTAATGGACACATAATAGAAATAGCTAAAAGAAACGAAATTAAGAAGAA encodes the following:
- a CDS encoding WYL domain-containing protein, which codes for RKGKEWKIRKEALDAVNPLNEKEIISFLLFFSFIPKEYRELSFFQPVKKIIERIESSLKLEAGNRDILYESFGYEPLFSRRFIPPREESITKIVDAILKECKVRLLRKDRFKGSNEFREVYPINLFFYEGNFYVGVLKDNGDYRSYLLSTVKIMEVKEDVKLPPFLRKKTKKLRRYRMDFMEKDPFIFGVELNYDSFDLHIENATVFATQFSTEKNSDGTYTVLLVGYNGPRFYRQFLLRDFEKIIPPNGHIIEIAKRNEIKKKFEKEWPHLPPPSYDLEKNKRNFQAFLEAINHYLLQRQEALSPLLKKEKAKWE